Part of the Longimicrobiales bacterium genome is shown below.
TCCCACGTCACATCGCGAAGCCCGGCCGCGCGCATTCGCCCGGCAAGCTCCGGCGGCTCCGGAAACTGCAGCACACTGGCGGGCAGATAGCTGTAGGCAGTGCCGTGGCTCGAGACCATGCGGCCCACCTGCGGCAGGACATGGCGGAAATAGAACAGGTAGATGCCGCGGAATGGCTGCCACGCCGGCGTCGTGAACTCCAGGATCACGAGCTTCCCACCCGGGCGCAGCACGCGGACGAGCTCGCGCAACCCCGCATCGAGGTCCGCCAGGTTGCGAACGCCGAACCCGACCGTTGCTCCGTCCATGGAAGCATCGCGCAGCGGCAGTGCCAGGGTATCGCCCGCGGCCGGATACATCGGCACTCCCTGCGCCTTGCTCCGCCCGCGCTCCAGCATCTCCGGCGTGAAATCAGCGGCCAGGACGCGTCCCGCGAACGCAGGGCGTCGCGCGAGCTCCTGCGCGAGATCCAGCGTTCCGGCACACGCATCCAGGTACGTTCCGTCGAGGGGTGCACCCCGCAGCAGGACGTCCACTGCGCGGCGGCGCCAGCGCTTGTCCCGGTTCAGGCTGAGAAGGTGATTGAGCAGGTCGTAACGCGGTGCGATCGCACCGAACATGCGGCGCACTGCAGCGGCTTTCTCGGCGGGCGCAGGCAGAACGCCCGCACCATCATCCAGTCGACTCGCCATCGCGCCCGCTGCTCCCCGCTCTTAGATTCGGTTGGTGCGCGGAACCTAGCCGAGGCCGGCACCTCGATCAACCCGCTGCGCGTGAAACCCGCTGCGGCGCCTGAACGTAGGGCGCTCCGAGTCATTCGCGCACATAAACACCAGCAACGAGGCCGCATGCTGAACAGGCGTGTGCCTCGATCGGCCGTTGAACTATACCGAGCTGACCGATCAGGAAGTGATCGCCCACGCTCTGGAGGGGCGTGAGGCCGCGTATCGCGAGCTGATCGGCCGTTACCAACGGCCGGTGTTTTCCCTCATTTACCGTCTCGTCCGCGATCGGGAACGGGCCGAAGACCTGGCCCAGGACACCTTCATCAAGGTGTTGAATCACCTGGAGCGCTACGACCCGACGTACAAGTTCAGCTCCTGGATCTTCAAGATCGCTCACAACACGGCCCTCGATCACCTGCGCCGGAAGAGCCCCGTCACGCTTTCGCTGGACGGCTCACCACATGCACGCACGGCGGCCGAGATCGAGGCCACCACGCTCACGCCCGCTTCGGATGACGAGAGTCCCGAGTCGTACGCCGCGAGCAAGGAGCTGGGCGCCGAGATCGAGCGTGCGATCGGGCTGCTCCGACCCGAGTACCGCACGGCGATCGTGCTCTGCCACGTAGAGGGGCACCCGTACGAGGAGATCGCGCGGATCATGGATGTTCCGCTGGGCACGGTGAAGACCTTTATCCACCGGGCCCGCAAGGAGTTGATGAAGGAGCTGGAGCACCTCCGGATCTGAAACCCGGGCGGAGGGCCGGACGTATGGATGCCAGAACCAGGGGAACCGAGGAATGAGTCACCAGAGCCTGCACCCCGAAGCGGAACAGCTCGAGGCGTACGCGGAAGGCGCGCTGGACGTTGCCGACCGCGCTGTCGTCGAGTCGCACGTGCTCGGCTGCGCCGACTGCCAGGGTGCCGTCGAGGAATGGCGGGCGCTGTTTGCCGCCCTCGAGGGGCTGCCGCAGCTCGCGCCGTCGGTCGGCTTCGCCGATCGGGTCATGGCGCGCGTCCAGGTGGAGAGCCGTGCACGGATGTGGCGGGCGCA
Proteins encoded:
- a CDS encoding ubiquinone/menaquinone biosynthesis methyltransferase, which codes for MASRLDDGAGVLPAPAEKAAAVRRMFGAIAPRYDLLNHLLSLNRDKRWRRRAVDVLLRGAPLDGTYLDACAGTLDLAQELARRPAFAGRVLAADFTPEMLERGRSKAQGVPMYPAAGDTLALPLRDASMDGATVGFGVRNLADLDAGLRELVRVLRPGGKLVILEFTTPAWQPFRGIYLFYFRHVLPQVGRMVSSHGTAYSYLPASVLQFPEPPELAGRMRAAGLRDVTWETRTGGIVAIHSGVRA
- a CDS encoding sigma-70 family RNA polymerase sigma factor; translated protein: MNYTELTDQEVIAHALEGREAAYRELIGRYQRPVFSLIYRLVRDRERAEDLAQDTFIKVLNHLERYDPTYKFSSWIFKIAHNTALDHLRRKSPVTLSLDGSPHARTAAEIEATTLTPASDDESPESYAASKELGAEIERAIGLLRPEYRTAIVLCHVEGHPYEEIARIMDVPLGTVKTFIHRARKELMKELEHLRI